The DNA region GAGTTGGCGGCTTCGTATTCTCTTCTCCGGCTTATCCAAGCTCGTATCCCTCAGGGTAGTAGGAGAGACATCCTTTATTGGAGGCTCAAAGGGGATGGTATGTTTGATGCTCGGTCTTATTACCTAGCGATCCGGGGTGCTTCGGATTCTTGGCTTCCTTGGAAGGGGGTTTGGAAACCTAAGATCCCTAAGCGGGTGGCGTTCTTTCTGTGGTCTGCTGCTCATAGCCGGATTCTCACCCTGGATAACCTCATGCTTAAGGGTAGGCCtttggttaataggtgttgtttgtgttgcatggatggggagtcggttaacCACCTTCTCCTGCACTGTCCTGTTACCCACTCTCTATGGTATTCGATGCTTCAGGCCTTTGGGATTCcttgggttatgccaggatcGGTGGCGGAATTGATCTCTTGCTGGCATCAGTGGCATGGAAAGGATAAGTCGGACATATGGAATTTGattccagggtgcttaatgtggactGTGTGGTTGGAGCGGAATCGCCGTtcctttgaggacaaagagaagaccTTGTTTGAGCTAAAGCTTTTATGCCAGCGTAATCTATTAGAGTGGTCTCGGTGTTGGGGGTTTACtaattgttcttctctctcAGTGTTTATGTCCTCTCTTAGCTTTGTTCCCTAGTagtttttctcattctcttgttgttcatcatcatgaacttcttgtatgtctttctttttcttttctatataaGCTTTctgattacttatcaaaaaaaaatacatctccatgaataaaaaaattaatagttttatGGATAAGGTTCAGATACTGCAGGATACCAGCTGAATACAGCATTCATATGCCCGGGTCTAAAAAGGAATCCTTTTGGGGCATGTTGGGCCGCAGGAAGGGGGGTTCAATATGCAATATCTAGTATTTGAAGAAGTTAAAAAtccttgaaattttcaatttctatgcACATCATACATGAATTATGGATCCTGTTTACTTCTGTTATTTGTAGCTTATAAAATACTTTtgtttatgtatattttaatttggcaATGTTACACATGCACCCAATAGGTCTTGAACCCACGACCTCATCCTCCACCTTACTTTACAAAGAAAGCAAGTGTAATTTAATCTAGAGCTCATTGACCTTGTGTGtttattaatatgttttttattttttattttttttatgtttattatttgtCTTTTGAAGTGTAAATTACTATATTACAAccttaatatatacatatatttatatacaagcTGAGTTCTGATTGAAATCGCATCTCCCCTTATAAAAAAAGGGGGTAAGGTCATGGGTTTGAACCCACCGGCCGGTTGCGTCCACACTAATTGATTAATGTATTACAACTGTATTGTATCCCAGTTATTGAAAAACTAACTAATCACTGTGTTCAGATCATATGTTGTTTTCGTTTCATTGCTACGACACACATAACCAAtaggtcttgaacccacaacctcaaaATTTCACCCCTACTCTTATGAGGAGATAATTGAATTTGGGCTAAAGCCCATATCATTGACTGCTCATATTGTATCATAGATAACTAATATCCAAGTATGAATGCAAGATCAAATTTACAACAAAATGCAATCtctataagaaaaaataaaaattcttaattaCCTTGATGGTGCAGTGATATAATATGCTAGACCACCGACAGGAATAGATTGACCACTTGAATATTCAGATTCCTTCCATTTACCCAAAAGATTTACCAGAAAATTTCCACTGTACTTCCTGTAGAGCAGCTGCACAATcaccaaaccaaaaataaaataataatttcagaTATACATTTGAAGTGCTAATCGAACTTGTTGATACAAGAGCAGTACCTACCTGGGAGATAAAGTAAAGATTGGATACAAGTGCAGAATGTAGAATAATGGGCATGTTGGAGGTATAGAAGAGCTTGATTGGATATGAACCCTGCTGACCACGGGCATTCTTTGACCTCACAGGCAAAACCACACGGAAACCTTGGAAATAGATTACAATTAGAAAGACCAAGACCGTAGCAAGCAGGTTTGTGACATTTGGAAGATTCTGGCGATAAAAAGCCTCCCGGAGAGCCCGAACCTTGTCGGTTCGAGTTATCAGGAGATGGAATAGGGCAATAACAGCACCCTCAAATTCAGCTCCTCGTCCACTGTTAATAGTGGTGGGACTAAATGCTTTCCAGATAATATTTTcactgcaaaaaaataatatatatatatatataaaactcttcttcttctttaaaatcATCAGGAAAtacattaattttatatatgtatatatatttataaaaggaGAGTAGAATAGTCACCAGATATTGGTTGCTATGAAAAGTGAAATTCCAGAGCCTAGACCATATCCTTTCTGAAGAAGTTCATCTAAACATATGACAATAATACCAGCAAAGCAGAGCTGAATGATAATTAGAATGGCATTTCCAACTCCAAGTTGGCTAACACTACCATACATGCCGGAGAGAACATAGGCAACAGCCTCACCCACAGCAATTAGAATGCCAAGTAACTTCTGAGCACCATTCCTGGAGGGTAagtcattatcattatcatgaTCATAATGaagcagcaaaaataacaaaccaaaaaataaagaaagaaagaaagaaacttttCTTACAAGAGTGCGCGATCCTCACGCACATTATTGTCGACTTCAATGATCTTGGAGCCAGCAAGGAGTTGCATGACGAGTCCAGAAGTGACAATTGGGGTGATTCCAAGTTCCATGACAGTCCCTCTGTTGGAAGCAAGAATAACACGCATCCAATAGAATGGATCCGCACCTGTTGTAGAGTGTATGCCATAGAGAGGGAGCTGACTACATACCAAGAATATGAATAGAGATATCACTGTATATATCACCTTCTCTCTGAATGGAACTTTTCTATCAGCGCTCTCAACTTCTGGCAGGAATGAAAGAAATGGCCTCACCAAATGAAGCACCCTAAATCCTCCTCCCatcttcctctttctctttctctttccctttcaaTCCAACCTgcacaataaataagaaacaaatcaccaatagtAATCTGATTACACttctttttaaatgaaaaataagtttttagttcCAAATCACAGAGAAGCAAACAAAATTTACAACAAAGATGATTGACTATACATAATagctcaaaattaaaatttcaaaaaaaaaaaaaattagtacccaacatctatctatctatcaaCATgagtgttttatatatatatatatatatacacacacacatacataaaaTAGTAGTCGAAAATCGAATAGACAGATCTTGAATGAAAACAGAGCgagattatattatataaagagATTTTTGTTGAGGTCCAGAAAGTAACCTTTAAAAGTCGAAGAAGATATATGTGATTGATGAGAGTTTCAAATGACAAAAAGAAAGAGCGCAAGTGGATCTGATGAACAAAAACAAGCTTAGATCTATcagttttattaaaaataaagagggagagagggaggaCGCACTTAGCCACGATGTAATAGCCATTTAAACTTTGACGTGTGTCAAACAACAGTGACGTGGACTTCCCTCACAAAGAGAGACGGCATGTTTGACCCATTATCcgctttgaattttttttttttttttttctcttttacatATTTGAATTTGTCTTTAGCTTAGGTTATGACTATTTGGTGGGTTACATGCTAagggttgtttttttttttttttttttttttccatcactcatcacttttcactcaattttcgtcactcatcacttaaaatacctaaatttCCTATACCCACCCGTTTGGCACACTTCACTCAGCTtctcatcactcaatttttctacttttttatgGAATTCATACCTGTAAATTGGTCAGACCCTTTTATTAAGCCGATCGATCAGATATCCATAtccacaaacccacaaaaaaaaaaaaatacaaaacccaaGTTAGAACTGCTACCCACCACCACTGCACTTACCACCACAAAAAAATACTCACCATCCACTACAAACAAcaaatcctagaaaaaaaaaaaaaagccctccACCACtcaccaaacccaaaaaaaatccacacCCAAATCGACAAGCAACCCACCGATTCAAGACTAAAATTCAAACTGATTCAACATCGAGTCAACATCAAACTCAACCGACTCAACACCAAAACTCACACTGATTCAACACTAAAACTCAGACCGATTTAACACTGAAACTCAAAcaaacaccaacaacaacctGAAACTCAAACTGATTCAATCCGAAACTCAAACAACAGCACTAGCAACCCGAAACACAAATAAACCCCCAGTAACCTGAAGCCCATAACACTGGTCAGAGAGAATAGAAGCAACAGAGACAAATGATAAATAGATCGGCAACTGGGGGAAGAGAGAGCACTGGTTTGAGAGAGAGCCTTTGATTTTGTTGAGAGATAAAGAACTGATgagagatggagatggagagaAGAGTGGCTTGGGAAGAGAaggggaaaaggaaaaaaaaaaaaaaaaagatggtctGAAGGATGAGAGAGTCGTTGGTAGTCAATGAGCTAGTAAGGAAAAGATTAGACATAGAAAACGGGGCCACCATGTGAATATATTTACGAAATTGCCATAGGAAACTAagttttggaaactaaaaacacataaaaatgtgttttcagtttccataactcatcactcaaaaatcagaaaattgagtgatagaaacaaaaaccaaacagACTTCTAAACCGTGGGACCcacatattttgagttatgggtgatggaaacacaaaaaccaaacaGCCTCTAACTCTCCCTAGTAGGAGCCTTCTCTCTCGGTCTAAGCGAAAGTTCCCCCCCCCCTTCATTCTTTTAGGGTTCCTCTTGGCCAGCCATAAACCCAATCTATGTGCAGTAGTCCACTCTCCCACCTGCTATGGAAGAAAAAGTCCTGAATGAACTCAAAAATCTCAAGTTAACCaaggaaaaggagaagaaatACGCATCACACACCAATCCAGTCACCCATCTTGAAGAATGTTCACTAAGGCTTTTTGGAAAACTGCTTTCAAACCGTCAACAGAACGTTTGTGCCCTTAAGAACACTCTCCGAATGGCTTGAAAGCTTGGTTCTAACCTACGAATAGTCGAGGTTGGCAATGATATACTGCATTCAAGTTTAGTTCTAGATATCAAATGGAATGGGTTGAAAAGAGTGGCTCGTGGAACTTTGAAAACAACCTCCTCCTCCTGTGTCGCTAGAAAAAAGGTCTATCCTTTACAAATATAGTTTTCACGCATGCCCCTTTTTTGGGTCCAAGTCTGGGGCCTACCCTTTAAGTTCATGGATGAAGAGGTAGGTAAAGATATTGGCGGCACAATCGGAAATTTCCTAGAAGTTGACAAACGTTCTTGGCAATCCGACCAAGCAAAGTTTATGCATATAAGGGTTGATGTCCACCTAAATATGCCCCTATGATGAGGGGGCTATGTCTCCAGCTCTGAGGGAGGCAAACATTGGGTCACTTTCAAATACGAGCGGCTCCCAACAATCTGCTTTATATGAAGAAAAATTGGTCACAATATAAAACACTATGTAGAAACTACCAACTAGCAAGAGGTAGAAAAAAAGTATGGGGACTGGATGAAGGCTAGTTGGTTTTCTAAGGGTAGGCAAAGCAAAACCCAGACCACCAGCAGCGAGGACCAAGCCGTGACGAATTTGGGAACCGGCGGCGTGGGATATCTTGCACCTTCTGACAATTCAAGCATGCCCAAGTCAGCTAGTCTTGGGGGAAACAATATCCCTGAGGAAAATCTAGCATTAAGGAATGTTCCAGAGGCAAGCGTTGCGACAAACCAAACTGCTTTGCTATAACAGGCGGCGAAAAAccagaatggatgggacaaggcagaaaatttgaaaggcaaccaaaagaaaaaggaaaactcTTGTGATTTGCAAAGAAAGTTGACCTTTGGCAGCACCCAAGaccctaaaaatgaaaaaagggCTTCGAATTCTAGAGTGGGCCAACTGAAGTCTTCTAATTCTAAAGCCCAAGAGGCTACAAGCCCATTAAGGCCAAAGCTAGAGCAAAACTGTAAATTTAATGTTAACACCCTGGGGCACGCCCCACCCAACAAAAGAAGGCTAATCTAAAGAGAATTTCCAGACAAAAAGCCCAAGATGATGTCCAAGCCCAAGACACCGAGATGCTTACCACTAACGTTGAAGTGGGCTTTAAAAGACCAGGTTACTCTAAAACTTTAGAGTTTGAAGAAAATAGAGTTAAAAAACACATCCTTCATGCCCCCTCCCCTCCCTTCCCTTTCTCTAATGGTATATCGGCGATGACTACCATACAGCACCGCCGGGAGCAATGATTACCCTCGGATGGAACTgccgggggcttgggaacccccgGACAGTTCGTGTGCTGTGTGATTTCATGCAACATTAGAATCCCACAACCGTCTTCCTTGTGGAgacaaaactcaataaaaaagaaacaaaaaagaaaagaagatcaATGTCCCACCTAAACTGTTTATTTGTTCCGAGTAAAGGCCAAAGTGGCAGCCTTGCAATGATTTGGAAAAAGGATATTAAGCTTGACATCGTAACATACAGTCCACACCACATTGACGCTATTGTCACTAAAACAAACTCAGGCTTTAGATGGAGAATCACAGGTTTTCACGGCCACCCAGACTCTTGCAAAAGAAATGACTCATGGAAGCTCCTCACCTCTCTTCACCACCGGTTTCAACTCCCTTGGCTCTGCcttaaggattttaatgagatcaTCTCAATGGAGGAGAAGTAGGGTGGAGTTCAAAGGTCCCAACATCAAGTGGACGGTTTCAGGAATGCAATTAACTACTGCAACTTCAAAGAACTAGGATATAATGGGTCTAACTTTACATGGTGTAACATGAGAAAGGGGTCTGACAGAATTTATATACGCCTAGATCGCGCTCTAGCCACTGATGACTAGAGAAGCCACTTCCAAAATACAAGAGTCCACCACTTTATTGACTCTACCTCTGACCACTATGCCCTACTCATTTCCAATACAATGATTGCATAACCCCCTCTAGAAGCGTCAGTTCCACTTTGAGGCAATGTGGATACATAAGGAGGAATGCAAAGATATTATTCGAAATGCTTGGAGTGCCTACCGTGACACTATCACTCATGGGGGTCTTGCTCTTAGCCTTAAGCACTATGCAGTTGTCCTCTTAAGTTGGAGTCATTCAGTATTCGGACACATTCCAAAACAGATTCAAACTAAAAGAAAGCCCTCTATTCTCTTTTCCTTCAAGACACTGATGGTAGGCATGGAGCTGAAATAAATCGCCTAAGGAAGGACTTCAATGATTTGCTAGACAGTGTGGaaattttttggaataaaaaatcaagagtcCAATGGCTTAAGGAAGGGGAtcgaaatacaaaatttttccacCATCGGACATCTAAAAAGAG from Castanea sativa cultivar Marrone di Chiusa Pesio chromosome 6, ASM4071231v1 includes:
- the LOC142638976 gene encoding uncharacterized protein LOC142638976 — translated: MGGGFRVLHLVRPFLSFLPEVESADRKVPFREKVIYTVISLFIFLVCSQLPLYGIHSTTGADPFYWMRVILASNRGTVMELGITPIVTSGLVMQLLAGSKIIEVDNNVREDRALLNGAQKLLGILIAVGEAVAYVLSGMYGSVSQLGVGNAILIIIQLCFAGIIVICLDELLQKGYGLGSGISLFIATNICENIIWKAFSPTTINSGRGAEFEGAVIALFHLLITRTDKVRALREAFYRQNLPNVTNLLATVLVFLIVIYFQGFRVVLPVRSKNARGQQGSYPIKLFYTSNMPIILHSALVSNLYFISQLLYRKYSGNFLVNLLGKWKESEYSSGQSIPVGGLAYYITAPSSLADMAANPFHALFYLVFMLSACALFSKTWIEVSGSSARDVAKQLKEQQMVMPGHRESNLQKELNRYIPTAAAFGGMCIGALTVLADFMGAIGSGTGILLAVTIIYQYFETFEKERASELGFFGF